The following proteins come from a genomic window of Pedobacter faecalis:
- the hisG gene encoding ATP phosphoribosyltransferase, which yields MKTLKIAIQKSGRLNEKSVEILKNCGLSFENYKSSLISSVTNFPLEILFLRDDDIPEYVQDGIADLGIVGENVIVEAGAEVTYLQRLGFGKCTLKIAVPNDSSITEVSQLKGKAIATSYPVILEKYLKENNVDAEVRTISGSVEIGPGLGLSDAICDIVSTGGTLKSNGLKPFSEVMKSEAVLIGKEGSDLLPEVQELLQRIRSVLRAKETKYVVLNVAKSNLQKIVDLLPGVKSPTVVPLFDEDWVAVHSVIAEHDFWEKINLLKAAGAQGIMVMPIEKIIA from the coding sequence GTGAAAACACTCAAAATAGCTATCCAGAAATCGGGTAGATTAAACGAAAAATCAGTAGAGATCCTTAAAAATTGTGGTTTGTCTTTCGAGAACTACAAGAGCTCGTTAATATCCTCTGTCACCAATTTTCCGCTGGAGATACTCTTCCTTCGTGATGATGATATCCCGGAATATGTGCAGGACGGCATTGCCGATCTGGGTATTGTTGGTGAAAATGTGATTGTAGAGGCGGGCGCTGAGGTGACCTACCTGCAGCGGCTTGGCTTCGGTAAATGCACCCTGAAGATTGCCGTGCCTAACGACAGCAGCATTACCGAGGTGAGCCAGTTGAAGGGCAAGGCGATTGCAACCTCCTACCCGGTTATCCTGGAGAAGTACCTTAAGGAAAATAATGTGGATGCTGAAGTGCGCACCATATCCGGATCGGTAGAGATCGGCCCGGGCCTGGGGTTAAGCGATGCGATCTGCGATATTGTGTCGACCGGCGGAACACTGAAAAGCAATGGTCTGAAACCTTTCTCGGAAGTGATGAAATCGGAAGCCGTGCTGATTGGCAAGGAGGGGTCTGACCTGCTGCCGGAAGTTCAGGAACTCCTGCAAAGGATACGTTCTGTACTACGCGCCAAGGAGACAAAATATGTGGTATTGAACGTGGCAAAAAGCAACCTGCAAAAAATCGTGGACCTGCTGCCAGGCGTGAAAAGTCCGACCGTAGTGCCTTTGTTTGACGAGGATTGGGTGGCTGTGCACTCAGTCATCGCAGAGCATGATTTCTGGGAGAAAATAAACCTTTTAAAGGCAGCCGGTGCACAGGGAATAATGGTGATGCCGATAGAAAAAATCATTGCATAA
- the hisD gene encoding histidinol dehydrogenase, which produces MKIYRYTDLSKEEIESICLRQLEDDASIQQQVETIVKRVKVEGDTALFDYAKQFDRVEMERLWLGPEELEMIAASIPAEGKRAIDIAYENIRAFHAAQACREEKIDTMPGITCWRESRAIDRVGLYVPGGSAVLPSTFLMLGVPATLAGCREIVVCSPPQKDGKTNCYVAYVAMKLGIERIYLIGGAQAVAAMAFGTETVPQVYKIFGPGNRYVTQAKQLVQSAAGTAIDMPAGPSEVLVLADETANPSYLASDLLAQAEHGTDSQSILVATSSSILDETMKELEAQLAVLPRRDVTAKAIANSYAVLVDSLEQGMEFSNVYAPEHLIVASEKYEKLLPLIRNAGSVFLGNLTPESAGDYASGTNHTLPTSGFAKAYSGVSLDAFVKKITFQYIDRQGLGQIGQTVETLAEAEGLQAHRNAVSIRLKDI; this is translated from the coding sequence TTGAAAATCTACAGATATACTGATTTATCTAAAGAGGAAATTGAATCGATTTGCCTACGCCAGCTTGAAGACGATGCCAGTATACAGCAACAGGTTGAAACTATTGTAAAGCGGGTAAAAGTGGAAGGTGACACGGCCTTGTTCGACTATGCCAAACAGTTTGACAGGGTGGAAATGGAGCGTCTTTGGTTGGGTCCTGAAGAGCTTGAAATGATAGCAGCTTCTATTCCCGCAGAGGGCAAACGGGCTATCGATATCGCTTACGAAAACATCCGGGCATTTCACGCTGCACAGGCTTGCCGCGAGGAGAAGATTGACACGATGCCCGGGATAACCTGCTGGAGGGAAAGCCGAGCGATAGATCGTGTTGGTTTGTACGTCCCGGGCGGATCGGCTGTACTGCCGAGTACTTTCCTGATGCTAGGCGTTCCGGCAACGCTGGCAGGCTGCCGGGAGATTGTGGTATGTTCTCCTCCGCAAAAGGATGGCAAGACGAACTGCTATGTGGCCTATGTGGCGATGAAGCTCGGTATTGAGCGAATATACCTCATCGGCGGCGCGCAGGCTGTAGCAGCGATGGCCTTCGGTACGGAGACTGTACCCCAGGTTTACAAGATCTTCGGGCCGGGCAATCGCTATGTGACTCAGGCTAAACAATTGGTACAGTCGGCCGCCGGAACTGCGATTGATATGCCTGCTGGTCCATCGGAGGTTTTGGTACTTGCGGATGAGACTGCCAATCCGTCATACTTAGCATCCGACCTGCTTGCACAGGCAGAGCATGGTACTGATTCTCAGTCAATTTTGGTGGCTACCTCAAGTTCCATACTAGACGAGACAATGAAGGAACTGGAGGCGCAGCTGGCCGTCTTACCAAGGAGGGATGTAACCGCTAAAGCGATTGCCAACTCGTATGCCGTACTGGTCGATAGCCTCGAACAGGGTATGGAATTCAGCAATGTGTACGCGCCGGAACACCTCATTGTGGCTTCAGAAAAGTATGAGAAACTGCTGCCGCTGATCCGCAATGCGGGTTCGGTATTTCTGGGCAACCTGACGCCGGAGAGCGCGGGCGACTATGCTTCGGGAACTAACCATACGCTTCCGACAAGCGGCTTTGCAAAAGCATACTCAGGGGTATCACTCGACGCTTTCGTTAAGAAAATCACTTTTCAGTATATCGACCGGCAGGGACTGGGGCAGATTGGGCAAACCGTAGAGACACTTGCGGAGGCTGAAGGCCTGCAGGCGCACAGAAACGCGGTGAGCATACGATTAAAAGACATTTAA
- the hisC gene encoding histidinol-phosphate transaminase — MDITSLQRENIKNLKPYSTARDEYKGQASVFLDANENSFGSPLNGELSSALQKDYNRYPDPLQLDLKDAISKIKGVPIENTFLGNGSDEAIDLLYRAFCEPGVDNVIILPPTYGMYEVSAGINNVEVRRVNLTPQFQLDLDGIAEAIDEHTKVIFICSPNNPTGNSIIRTDIETILANFKGLVVIDEAYINYAKQRSFIQELTEYPNLVVLQTFSKAWGLAALRLGMAFASRQVIDIFNKVKPPYNINQATQDIALNALKNIEQVNEWIRVTVADREQLIADLQELDSVLNVYPSDANFILAKVKDATGTYNALVDQGIIIRDRSKVTLCEGCLRITIGTPEENKTLLAALKDI, encoded by the coding sequence ATGGACATAACGAGTTTACAGAGAGAAAACATAAAGAACCTGAAGCCTTACTCTACGGCGAGGGACGAATACAAGGGCCAGGCCAGTGTATTTCTGGACGCCAATGAAAACAGCTTTGGTTCACCGCTGAACGGTGAGCTGAGCAGTGCTTTGCAAAAGGACTACAACCGTTATCCTGATCCCCTGCAACTGGATTTGAAGGATGCGATCAGCAAGATTAAAGGGGTGCCGATTGAGAATACTTTCCTGGGCAACGGAAGTGACGAGGCGATAGACCTTCTTTACCGGGCTTTTTGCGAGCCTGGGGTGGACAATGTGATCATCCTCCCCCCAACTTACGGCATGTATGAGGTTTCGGCAGGCATCAACAATGTGGAGGTGCGCCGGGTGAACCTTACGCCCCAGTTTCAACTGGACCTTGACGGCATTGCAGAAGCGATCGATGAGCATACGAAAGTGATCTTTATCTGCTCACCAAACAATCCGACGGGTAATTCAATCATCCGTACAGATATCGAAACCATACTGGCTAATTTTAAGGGTCTTGTGGTAATCGACGAGGCTTATATCAATTACGCCAAGCAGCGCAGTTTTATCCAGGAGCTGACGGAATACCCGAACCTGGTTGTGCTCCAGACCTTCTCAAAGGCGTGGGGACTTGCGGCTTTGCGGCTGGGAATGGCTTTTGCATCGAGACAGGTGATCGATATTTTTAACAAGGTGAAGCCTCCGTACAACATCAATCAAGCTACTCAGGACATTGCCTTAAATGCGCTGAAAAACATTGAACAGGTGAATGAATGGATCAGGGTTACGGTGGCCGACCGGGAGCAACTGATTGCGGACTTGCAGGAGCTGGACAGCGTGCTTAATGTTTATCCTTCAGATGCTAATTTTATACTGGCTAAAGTTAAGGATGCGACCGGAACATATAATGCGCTGGTAGATCAGGGGATTATTATCCGCGATCGCTCTAAGGTAACACTTTGCGAGGGCTGCCTGAGGATTACGATTGGGACACCGGAAGAGAACAAAACGCTGCTGGCAGCGCTAAAAGATATTTAA
- a CDS encoding helix-turn-helix transcriptional regulator → MVTLGKGEYLGENITRFESDGLTIVDTSYRQPVYSGWHSHHCAHLTLVLNGGNLEKRPRRELQLSSGQVVFYHHGELHRNDHTLFPSRNINLELSEDFFLMSGLTPIQLEKAVAGRGLQAADIIRVLHELFYPGADLQQTATMILGAAASAPLGRLEPDWVAVVRTFLEDNWYRWPGLVEIAEAAGVHPITISKSFSRYFSGTLSSYTRKLKVGRAVALIRSGKYSLTTVALMCGFADQSHFIRAFKANTGLLPKAFERW, encoded by the coding sequence ATGGTCACACTAGGCAAAGGTGAATATCTTGGGGAGAACATAACGCGGTTTGAGTCAGACGGCCTTACGATTGTTGATACGAGCTACAGGCAGCCCGTATATTCAGGCTGGCATTCGCACCATTGTGCGCACCTCACGCTTGTTCTCAATGGCGGTAACCTCGAAAAGCGTCCACGGAGGGAGTTGCAACTCAGCAGCGGGCAAGTGGTTTTCTACCACCATGGGGAACTTCACCGAAATGATCATACGCTGTTTCCTTCGCGCAACATCAATCTTGAACTGAGTGAGGATTTTTTTTTAATGAGCGGACTAACGCCGATACAATTGGAAAAAGCTGTAGCAGGACGGGGGTTACAGGCGGCCGATATTATCAGAGTTTTACATGAACTTTTTTATCCCGGTGCCGATCTGCAGCAGACGGCTACAATGATCCTTGGGGCTGCGGCAAGTGCCCCCCTGGGAAGGTTGGAGCCAGATTGGGTTGCTGTGGTACGGACGTTTCTGGAGGATAACTGGTACAGATGGCCTGGCCTAGTTGAAATTGCGGAGGCTGCAGGCGTACACCCGATTACCATCTCAAAGTCATTCAGCCGATATTTTAGCGGAACGCTAAGTTCATATACCCGAAAATTGAAGGTTGGCCGGGCCGTTGCACTGATCAGGTCGGGCAAATATTCGCTCACTACTGTCGCCTTAATGTGTGGGTTTGCTGACCAAAGTCATTTTATCAGGGCGTTTAAAGCGAATACCGGCCTCCTGCCCAAGGCTTTTGAACGTTGGTAA